The DNA sequence CGAACGCGCGGAACTCCCGCCGCTCCCGAGCGGCGGAGCCGGCGCCCGCGGCCAGCGCCACCACGTGCCCGTGCACCGCCCAGACCAGGCTGCGCACCGTCACGTGCGGCGCCGGCTCGACCAGCGCCCCGGCCGCCGCCGCCGTGGCGAGCAACGCCTCCACCTGCGCGTACAACGGCGCGGCGTAACGCCGGTCCAGCTCGGTGTGCCGCCGCGGCTCCAACCAGCGGCGCAACCACAGCGCGGTGGTCTCCGGCCGGTCCTCCAGGAAATCGACGAACACGTCGACCAGGTCGTGCAGCGCGCGTACCGCGTCGGCCGGTCCGGCGGCCAGCGCCACGCGGGCGCGTTCCCCGGCCGCCTCCACGGCCTCCCGCTCGGCGCTGAACACCCGCGCGAAGCAGGCGTCGTAGAGCTGCGCCTTGGTGCCGGTGTGGTGGGCGACGGTGGCCACGTCGACGCCGGCCGCGGCAGCCACGTCGCGCACGCTGACCGCGTCGAAGCCGCGCTCGGCGAACAGCGCGGTGGCGGCGGCGAGCACCAGGTCGCGGGTCGGTCGCTGGTCGTCGCGGC is a window from the Micromonospora sp. DSM 45708 genome containing:
- a CDS encoding TetR/AcrR family transcriptional regulator yields the protein MTMPRRRPGRPRRDDQRPTRDLVLAAATALFAERGFDAVSVRDVAAAAGVDVATVAHHTGTKAQLYDACFARVFSAEREAVEAAGERARVALAAGPADAVRALHDLVDVFVDFLEDRPETTALWLRRWLEPRRHTELDRRYAAPLYAQVEALLATAAAAGALVEPAPHVTVRSLVWAVHGHVVALAAGAGSAARERREFRAFVHRFLDGLYPPATP